Proteins from one Oncorhynchus tshawytscha isolate Ot180627B linkage group LG16, Otsh_v2.0, whole genome shotgun sequence genomic window:
- the LOC112215707 gene encoding serine/threonine-protein kinase PRP4 homolog, with protein sequence MADVELEIESTRMNNNGNEHVKEDLESNEKSGSEEESVENSEDEEDDKEVGEGAAEMNGEKTAERSKHYSSGSKHKKKKHKHRSKHKKHKHASEEDKDRKRKHRHKHKKHKRKDGSSPSAPGINSSSSHRKTDISPISDDKALLEELEKQRAMIKAELDSQMMEGGKVQSGMGLILQGYNSGSEEGDRDGGVRNGEQHQRGSMAKPPSPRGRSGKSRRDTTEAGKSSSKRHSRSKSREKTGKESKSDKTTKGTKNTAAKDRGRSKSKERKRSRSRSKERSKKSPSPSSRRSEQRCGRLDKRSSPQNDDRPNAVHGSRKSRSRERPGRSEAEKEPDKRPTKSPFKDTSSGKENRSPQRRGGRELSSPQRRRSTSPRSTRDPHRASASASTSKQGSPSRAARSPARRGSSRSIDARRRDADRQGSSPLRKRIRPEAGPGGRARSRETSPRGAPQGRRMSRSPFRRRSPSPFRRRSRSPLRRRSPERDRYGRLRQYGRRSNSRDRDRRRRRHGRDEDKFKGSLSEGMKADKESSEEEVFEDFDGEEVDEEALIEQRRQQRLAIVQKYRGGNEDSMTSMASDPSSPQSSTRSRSPSPDDILERVAADVKEYELENLDTFEENIKAKQGLITQEKDGLKKPSAPDMFTESDDMFEAAIDSARMRAAGVGGKDFKENPNLRDNWTDAEGYYRVNIGETLDKRYDVYGYTGQGMFSNVIRGRDTARAGQDVAVKIIRNNELMQKTGLKELEFLKRLNDADPDDKFHCLRLFRHFYHKQHLCLVFEPLSMNLREVLKKYGKDVGLHIKAVRSYTQQLFLALKLLKRCNILHADIKPDNILVNESKTILKLCDFGSASHVADNDITPYLVSRFYRAPEIIIGKPYDYSIDMWSVGCTLYELYTGKILFPGSSNNHMIKLAMDLKGKMPNKMIRKGLFKDQHFDQNLNFLYIEVDKVTEREKVTVMSTINPTKDLLCDMVGGQRLPEEQRKKVLILKDLIDGTLMLDPAKRISINQALQHPFIQEKI encoded by the exons ATGGCCGACGTAGAGCTGGAAATCGAGTCTACAAGAATGAATAATAATGGGAACGAACACGT GAAAGAAGATTTGGAGAGCAATGAGAAGAGTGGGAGCGAGGAGGAGAGTGTTGAAAATTCTGAAGATGAAGAGGACGATAAAGAGGTTGGAGAGGGGGCAGCTGAAATGAATGGAGAAAAGACAGCAGAGAGGTCCAAACATTACAGCAGTGGCAGCAAACACAAGAAAAAGAAGCACAAACACCGCAGCAAGCACAAAAAACACAAACACGCCTCCGAAGAGGACAAGGACCGCAAGCGCaaacatagacacaaacacaagAAACACAAACGTAAAGATGGCTCCTCTCCATCCGCCCCTGGCATCAACAGCTCCTCCAGCCACAGAAAAACGGACATATCCCCTATATCTGATGACAAGGCTTTATTGGAGGAGTTGGAGAAACAGAGGGCCATGATCAAAGCAGAGCTAGACAGCCAGATGATGGAGGGGGGCAAGGTGCAGTCAGGCATGGGCCTCATCCTACAGGGTTATAACTCTGGCTctgaggagggagatagagatgggGGGGTCCGGAATGGGGAGCAGCACCAGAGGGGCAGCATGGCAAAGCCCCCCTCCCCCAGGGGTAGGAGTGGTAAATCCAGACGGGACACCACAGAAGCAGGCAAGTCCAGCTCCAAGCGCCACAGTCGGAGCAAGTCCAGGGAGAAGACTGGCAAGGAGTCCAAGTCAGACAAAACGACCAAAGGCACCAAAAACACCGCCGCCAAAGACCGTGGCCGCAGCAAATCAAAAGAGAGGAAACGCTCCCGGAGCAGGTCCAAAGAGAGAAGCAAGaagtctccttccccctctagcaGGAGATCAGAGCAGAGGTGCGGCCGCTTGGATAAACGCTCTTCGCCCCAGAACGATGACAGGCCAAACGCGGTGCATGGCAGCCGGAAGTCCAGATCACGGGAGCGTCCAGGACGATCGGAGGCGGAGAAAGAGCCGGACAAGAGGCCGACCAAGTCCCCGTTTAAGGACACCTCGTCAGGGAAAGAGAATCGCTCTCCCCAAAGGCGAGGAGGAAGGGAGCTCAGCAGCCCCCAGAGGAGACGCAGCACCTCCCCACGCTCCACCAGAGACCCCCACCGGGCATCAGCTTCAGCCTCTACCTCCAAACAGGGCTCTCCTTCCAGAGCAGCCAGGTCCCCAGCCAGGAGAGGCAGCAGTCGCTCCATAGACGCCAGGAGGAGGGATGCTGACAGACAGGGCTCCTCACCACTAAG GAAGCGAATACGGCCAGAAGCAGGACCAGGGGGTAGAGCGAGGTCACGGGAGACCAGCCCCAGAGGTGCTCCCCAAGGTCGCAGGATGAGCCGCTCTCCCTTCAGAAGAAGGTCTCCCTCGCCCTTCCGGAGACGGAGTAGATCTCCACTGAGACGCAG GTCACCAGAGAGGGACAGGTACGGCCGTCTCAGACAGTACGGCAGGCGCTCCAACTCCCGGGAccgggacaggaggaggaggagacatggCCGGGACGAGGACAAATTCAAGGGCAGCCTCTCTGAGGGCATGAAGGCCGACAAGGAGTCCTCCGAAGAGGAAGT GTTCGAGGATTTTGACGGTGAGGAGGTGGATGAAGAGGCCCTCATAGAGCAGCGCCGCCAGCAGCGTCTAGCTATCGTCCAG AAATACCGTGGCGGCAACGAGGACAGCATGACGTCTATGGCGTCGGATCCCAGTAGCCCCCAGAGTAGCACGCGGAGCCGCTCGCCCTCACCAGACGACATCCTGGAGCGCGTGGCGGCCGACGTGAAGGAGTACGAGCTGGAGAACCTGGACACGTTTGAGGAGAACATCAAGGCCAAGCAAGGCCTCATCACACAGGAGAAGGATG GACTCAAAAAGCCCTCAGCCCCTGATATGTTTACAGAATCGGACGACATGTTTGAAGCAGCCATTGAT AGTGCCAGGATGAGAGCAGCAGGTGTGGGGGGGAAGGACTTCAAAGAGAACCCCAACCTCCGGGACAACTGGACCGACGCAGAGGGTTACTACC GTGTGAACATCGGGGAGACGCTGGACAAGCGCTACGACGTGTATGGCTACACAGGCCAGGGAATGTTTAGCAATGTGATCAGGGGCAGGGACACGGCCCGCGCCGGACAGGATGTGGCTGTCAAGATCATCCGCAACAACGAGCTCAT GCAGAAGACTGGCCTGAAGGAGCTGGAGTTCCTCAAGAGGCTCAACGACGCCGACCCCGACGACAAGTTCCACTGCCTGCGCCTCTTCAGACACTTCTACCACAAGCAGCACCTGTGTCTGGTGTTTGAGCCCCTCAG TATGAACTTGCGCGAGGTGTTGAAGAAGTATGGTAAGGATGTGGGCCTCCACATCAAGGCTGTCCGCTCCTACACCCAGCAGCTCTTCCTGGCCCTCAAGCTCCTCAAACGGTGCAACATCCTCCACGCTGACATCAAGCCCGACAACATCTTG GTGAATGAGTCGAAGACCATCCTGAAACTCTGCGATTTTGGCTCGGCATCCCACGTGGCGGACAACGACATCACACCGTACCTCGTCAGCAGATTCTACAGAGCTCCCGAAATCA tCATTGGGAAGCCGTACGACTACAGCATAGACATGTGGTCGGTGGGCTGCACTCTATACGAACTCTACACTGGCAAGATCCTGTTCCCCGGCTCCTCCAACAACCACATGATAAAACTTGCCATGGACCTCAAGGGCAAGATGCCCAACAAG ATGATCCGGAAAGGCCTGTTCAAAGACCAGCACTTTGATCAGAACCTCAACTTCCTCTACATTGAAGTAGATAAAGTGACTGAAAGG GAGAAGGTGACAGTGATGAGCACCATCAACCCCACCAAGGACCTGTTGTGTG